From Dreissena polymorpha isolate Duluth1 chromosome 15, UMN_Dpol_1.0, whole genome shotgun sequence, a single genomic window includes:
- the LOC127860607 gene encoding uncharacterized protein LOC127860607 yields MIGKGMICLLLIPAISLSPTPCEDQPDGVWLGDGSRDCKYLTNIYPEDRIWGVYAARERLCADRSTRCCASCRILLGGEKSPALTPESTSAALTHESTSAAIPPSPQTTARNGPSLQDTCTDQCLSGVDGTVPGSTCAWLLDAERLTLKSASYFCENGFASGCAKSCSKLNFQTKAATVPTSDTTVNAETCTDQPEGVWIADGSRDCKYLTSLYPEDQIWGVYAARERLCANSSTRCCASCKAVNSDAVTEQTVATPEVAIVNILTPSSREGEECTDSFATYGKLTVTCSELRRVGSDLYASRMQLCSTQRDKCCITCKYIAGEKPYTFNENGEAFQPEDSKAVISNSENGNDVGNSDDTFTESPDVVVQRLIADFIREQDQERKTLISLIKSLSNLVSKSMEIQK; encoded by the exons ATGATTGGGAAAGGGATGATATGTCTGCTTTTAATTCCGGCGATATCGTTATCAC CCACCCCGTGTGAAGACCAGCCCGATGGTGTGTGGTTGGGAGACGGGTCACGTGACTGCAAGTACCTGACGAACATCTACCCAGAGGACCGGATATGGGGCGTGTACGCCGCCAGGGAGCGCCTTTGCGCCGATCGCAGTACGCGGTGTTGCGCTTCCTGTCGCATCCTTCTTGGAGGCGAG AAGTCGCCTGCCCTAACCCCTGAATCTACGTCGGCTGCCCTAACACATGAATCTACGTCGGCTGCCATTCCTCCTTCGCCTCAGACGACCGCCAGAAATGGCCCGTCTTTGCAAG acACATGCACAGACCAGTGTCTCAGCGGCGTCGACGGCACTGTTCCCGGAAGTACGTGTGCCTGGTTACTAGACGCGGAGCGACTAACACTGAAGAGTGCCAGCTACTTCTGCGAAAACGGATTTGCTAGTGGATGCGCGAAAAGCTGTAGTAAACTTAAC TTTCAGACAAAGGCTGCCACTGTACCCACGTCTGACACAACTGTCAACGCAG AAACATGTACGGACCAGCCCGAGGGTGTGTGGATCGCTGACGGGTCACGTGATTGCAAGTACCTGACCAGCCTTTACCCAGAGGACCAGATATGGGGCGTTTACGCCGCCAGGGAACGCCTGTGCGCCAACTCCAGCACACGTTGTTGCGCCTCCTGCAAGGCGGTTAATTCGGAT GCTGTAACGGAACAAACAGTAGCTACGCCTGAAGTTGCAATAGTTAACATCCTGACACCATCATCACGCGAAGGCGAAG AATGCACAGATAGTTTCGCAACTTACGGAAAGTTGACAGTGACCTGTAGCGAACTACGACGTGTTGGCTCTGACCTCTACGCCAGCCGAATGCAACTGTGTTCCACCCAACGGGACAAATGTTGCATCACTTGTAAATATATAGCTGGT GAAAAGCCTTACACTTTCAACGAAAACGGCGAGGCTTTTCAACCGGAAGATTCAAAGGCAGTGATCTCGAATAGCgagaacggaaatgacgtcggcAATTCGGATGATACTTTTACAGAATCTCCAGACGTTGTTGTCCAACGATTGATCGCTGATTTCATACGAGAACAAGATCAAGAGAGAAAAACTCTGATTTCATTGATAAAATCCTTATCGAACCTAGTATCAAAGTCAATGGAAATCCAGAAGTAG